Genomic DNA from Prunus persica cultivar Lovell chromosome G1, Prunus_persica_NCBIv2, whole genome shotgun sequence:
AagtattcattcaaagatcatctctacaataAAACACAtgaatccaatatcatttgaccactcaattgagttattgaaattttagtactttcttgaagtacaATGTTCATTGagtttgtaggacacaattggatgtcgaaacggtttcgatttgtcttttttttcaaggatgatctatgaatgaagacttgaaaaaaaGACAGTTTGAATTgttgataaaaaaatttgtacggtaccctaaagggtgtccaTCAAATAagagatccctcaatagaagaggacagtatatacatattatatatatatattataatatacatatataatatatgtatttatacatttatacatatatacatatatatatatatttggaaaaataaaaaaatctagtcTTAGTCCAAGTTTTCATCAAACACATTAGTGTTATCCAATTTAAATCAAGTCAAGTCAAGCCAAGACAGTCCCTAAGTCAATGTCAAAACAGTCTTGTGTAACAAACGAGGCCTAATAGTCTTCAATTTGATTCATGTACCCACTTCGCAAGAGGGAGAGAAGTCATAGAAAGACTTCTTCCGGTTCTCTGTAACAATTTAGagtaattcaatttaaaatcaattgaaaatgAGTAGATAGGCCCATTTCCAAACGTGCGACAATATTCTGAACAAAACATTTTTTGCATGAAATAACATAATTTGTTTTCCCAACGCATGAGCTTTCGTATTTATGCCACACACACAACGCATGATTTGTTTTCCCAAATTAGAGGGAAGATTGTTAAGTAGTCGTTTCGTTTGCTTGGTTGGGTTGGGCATAGGCTAGCTATAGGTTTAATTAACTCAAAGTATCTTTCCTTAATATTTAACTCACTGTAAGTGGATGATCTCATCTTCATCTCCCACCAATGTTGATCACCAGCTGCCTCACATCTCCCAAGTTCTTCACGGCCTCATCCAACCCTGCACCTTCAAAGTGAGACACTTTtaatttgctttattttattatcttaTCCATGTTTGTCTGTTTtactaatatatattaatgtatGTATGCAGAGATCTGAAGGTTGATGAGAAGATTAATAGGGATTACAGTTACAAGAAGGCTTTTATGCCACGGCGAGAGTTGCTTTATCAAGAAATCACTCATTCCATGTCACCTGAAAAAATTAGCATCTTTAAATCCCTAGACGACTGGGCTGAGGACAACATCTTGACTCACTTGAAACCTGTTGAAAAGTGCTGGCAACCTCAAGATTTTCTGCCTGATCCAGCGGCTTCCCGAGATGACGGTTTTCTTGAGCAAGTCAAGGAACTGAGGGAGAGGGCAAAGGAGGTTCCAGAtgatttctttgttgttttggtgGGAAATATGATCACTGAGGACGCCCTTCCCACTTACCAAACAATGCTCAACACTTTGGATGGAGTTGCAGATGAAACAGGTTCAAGCCCTACTTCTTGGGCAGTCTGGACCAGGGCCTGGACTGCTGAAGAGAAAAGGCATGGTGACCTTCTTAATAAGTATCTCTATCTCACCGGACGAGTCGACATGTCCCAAATTGAGAAGACCATTCAGTATTTGATTACTTTTGGAATGGTATGTTACACcttaagcatatatatatttatatgcatctaataattaaattaatcaattaatgtTATCTCCTTCTCCTTAATAGAAAATTGAGACCGTTTGATAACTATTTCTGTTTCGATCAGtttctagtttttattttaaataaaactgAATATCGGAAACATGTTtagtattaatatatatagtcTTCAAGTGTACACAGagtaaaaaactgaaaactgtTTGAAAGCTCAATTTAGATTAATGTCTAATGGGAAATTATTAAACATTGATTTTAGGGTAAAAACATGTTATTTAGGCCCTGAATTTTCTTGTGTATACTTAACCTGCATGTATAaatgtacatatatgtgtaCGTATTCGTAGGATCCCGGGGGAGAGAACAATCCCTACTTGGGGTTCATATTCACTTCATTCCAGGAAAGGGCTACCGCTATCTCTCATGGGAACACTGCCAAACTTGCCAAGAAGCATGGGGACTTGAAGTTGGCACAAATATGCGGCATAATAGCCTCAGATGAGAAGCGCCATGAGGCTGCCTACACCAAGATTGTGACCAAGCTCTTTGAGTTGGATCCTGATTATACTGTCATTTCATTAGCTCACATGATGAGGAAGAAAATCACCATGCCAGCTCACTTGATGTATGATGGCCGTGATGACCACCTTTTCCAACACTTTTCCAGTGCTGCGCAGCAGTTAGGTGTCTATACCGCCAATGACTATGCCGATATATTGGAGTCGTTGCTTGCCACGTGGAAGGTAGAAACCCTCGTCGGACTTTCACCTGAAGGCCGAAAGGCTCAAGAGTTTGTTTGTGGGTTGCCACCGAGAATAAGAAAGCTAGAGGAAAGAGCTCAAGCAAGGACCAAGCAACCACCCATGTCTGTACCTTTCAGTTGGATTTTTGGTAGACAAGTGAGGCTTTTGTGAGGGAGGATGTGAGATTTCTTAATCTTATGTACAATACTGTTTTCAGGGAATGTATTATTTATTAGCTAGCATACTCCATGTGTTTTTGAGCTGTTGAGAATGATAGTCTCGTACTCATATTAGTCAGTATAAAGACTAGcacagaaagaaaaactagTGCGATTGCATGTCTCACCTATTCCTTCCTTGTATGTTTGATTATTCACATTGCTTCCCTCTTTTTGGACAAAAACTAGTGCTTGAAGGAGTTTTGGTCCTCCTTTGCTTGAGTTATATATGTAGACATGTCACTACCAAGCTATCAAATGATTTGGATGGAAAGATTTTAAGCAACGTGATCGCGCTTATAACTTCTAATCAACTGATTGTTCAGCCAAACACGAAATCCCATCTTTGgcatttgttctttctcttacATGGGGTCAATAATGGTTAGGCtttgtattttgatttttaaggTTTTTAAGAGTTTATGATAAATATAAATGTGATTAAATTAAATGACGAGAAATGAAGTGTTATAAAAGgataaaagaaataatgaatttaaaaGTGAAGAACAAAATAAGAACGGCGAAGAAGAATAaatcaaggtctaaaatattgaTGATTTTGGAAATATTGGTAGTCCAAAAACACGGAAGTTTCTAAGGAAATATttggatattatcgatatcgataaaaaattgaataaaaaccatggaaattgtaagaaaaactcgaaattttttcttgaaactttggaggatttttatttagtcaattatctattactttatcacaaattttttgaaggaaatgcattgcatgag
This window encodes:
- the LOC18792590 gene encoding stearoyl-[acyl-carrier-protein] 9-desaturase, chloroplastic, which gives rise to MLITSCLTSPKFFTASSNPAPSKDYSYKKAFMPRRELLYQEITHSMSPEKISIFKSLDDWAEDNILTHLKPVEKCWQPQDFLPDPAASRDDGFLEQVKELRERAKEVPDDFFVVLVGNMITEDALPTYQTMLNTLDGVADETGSSPTSWAVWTRAWTAEEKRHGDLLNKYLYLTGRVDMSQIEKTIQYLITFGMDPGGENNPYLGFIFTSFQERATAISHGNTAKLAKKHGDLKLAQICGIIASDEKRHEAAYTKIVTKLFELDPDYTVISLAHMMRKKITMPAHLMYDGRDDHLFQHFSSAAQQLGVYTANDYADILESLLATWKVETLVGLSPEGRKAQEFVCGLPPRIRKLEERAQARTKQPPMSVPFSWIFGRQVRLL